The Rhizobium sp. TH2 genome includes a window with the following:
- a CDS encoding general stress protein, protein MRTVTGLFDNYRDAESAVSRLESAGIVADDISIVSNNGDGRYTDESNAAEGAGTGAGIGALVGGTGGLLTGLGLMAIPGVGPVVAAGWLAATAVGAVAGAAVGGATGGIVGALTEEGVSESEAHVYAEGVRRGGTLVTARVDDSRYAEVDGILKGESWVDPVARRRSYEQEGWTGFDPTRDPYNADEITKERGRYPRV, encoded by the coding sequence ATGAGAACAGTTACCGGACTCTTTGACAATTACCGTGATGCCGAGTCTGCCGTCTCGAGGCTTGAGAGCGCCGGCATCGTCGCTGACGACATTTCGATCGTCTCCAACAATGGCGACGGGCGCTATACCGACGAATCCAACGCCGCTGAAGGGGCGGGCACGGGCGCCGGCATCGGAGCCCTCGTCGGCGGCACCGGTGGACTGCTTACCGGCCTCGGGCTGATGGCCATCCCAGGCGTCGGACCCGTGGTCGCGGCTGGCTGGTTGGCTGCAACGGCCGTCGGTGCTGTGGCGGGCGCCGCAGTTGGCGGTGCGACTGGTGGCATTGTTGGCGCCTTGACAGAGGAAGGCGTGTCCGAATCTGAGGCGCATGTTTACGCCGAAGGTGTTCGGCGTGGCGGTACATTGGTAACCGCGCGTGTTGACGACTCCCGCTACGCTGAAGTCGATGGCATTCTCAAAGGCGAAAGCTGGGTCGATCCAGTTGCACGCCGCCGCAGCTACGAGCAGGAAGGCTGGACTGGCTTCGATCCGACGCGGGACCCTTACAACGCCGACGAGATCACCAAGGAGCGCGGGCGCTACCCCCGCGTCTGA
- a CDS encoding PepSY domain-containing protein, giving the protein MQGDAPAVTTPDTKNATAPVEGANSFTEAQAKERIAEAGYTDVGSLKLDDQGVWRGTATKDGKSGPVGLDYQGNVVAQ; this is encoded by the coding sequence ATGCAGGGAGATGCGCCTGCGGTGACCACGCCTGACACCAAAAACGCCACGGCTCCCGTGGAAGGCGCCAACAGCTTTACTGAGGCGCAGGCCAAGGAACGGATCGCAGAGGCGGGCTACACTGACGTCGGTTCGCTCAAACTCGATGACCAGGGCGTGTGGCGCGGCACGGCGACGAAAGACGGCAAGTCCGGTCCGGTGGGACTGGATTATCAAGGTAATGTTGTCGCCCAATAA
- a CDS encoding DUF3618 domain-containing protein: protein MIHVDEKSSQIEREIEQDRRRIEDKLGAIQDKLSPGQLIDEALAYAKGHGGTEFASNLKSSAVSNPLPVALIGIGLAWLMAKPSVQQSTNEAASVKELDYPLAPIVGELRRSRSAVLDGDKRYSHFQDSSGKSFRALADETGRRAGHFMDDAGNTFRGFVDASGQQIDRIVDEAGSALDEASGWAQRTWTAITDTVAEVGSTVSDGRRSVSQAASSSFGAAQHQSARFNDMIQTTFRDQPLVGGALAFAFGAAIGAALPRTDQEDALMGDTATKVKDAVKVEADKAMEKGGDIAAQALDAAADVVSDVRDVARERVDEGFDKIADAVTSSETAATHP from the coding sequence ATGATCCATGTTGATGAGAAGAGCTCGCAGATTGAGCGGGAAATAGAGCAGGACCGCCGTCGCATCGAGGACAAGCTCGGCGCCATTCAGGACAAGCTATCGCCAGGACAGTTGATCGACGAGGCGCTCGCCTATGCCAAAGGCCATGGCGGCACGGAGTTCGCATCTAACCTGAAAAGCTCCGCAGTGAGCAATCCGCTTCCGGTCGCACTGATTGGGATAGGGCTTGCCTGGCTGATGGCCAAGCCATCAGTCCAACAAAGCACCAACGAAGCTGCGTCGGTCAAGGAACTCGATTATCCGCTCGCGCCGATCGTCGGCGAACTGCGTCGCTCACGATCAGCCGTCCTGGACGGTGACAAGCGTTACAGTCACTTCCAAGACAGCTCGGGGAAGTCTTTCCGGGCACTTGCCGATGAGACCGGCCGTCGGGCGGGCCACTTCATGGACGATGCCGGAAACACCTTCCGCGGTTTCGTGGATGCGAGTGGTCAGCAGATCGACCGCATCGTGGACGAAGCCGGGAGCGCGCTTGATGAGGCATCGGGTTGGGCGCAACGTACATGGACGGCTATTACCGACACTGTGGCGGAAGTTGGCTCAACCGTTTCCGACGGCCGTCGATCTGTGTCGCAAGCTGCCTCGTCATCGTTTGGAGCCGCGCAGCATCAATCAGCCCGTTTCAACGATATGATCCAGACTACATTTCGTGATCAGCCGCTGGTGGGTGGGGCTTTGGCCTTCGCCTTCGGCGCTGCGATTGGCGCGGCTCTGCCACGCACGGATCAGGAAGATGCGTTGATGGGCGACACAGCGACGAAGGTAAAGGATGCCGTTAAAGTCGAGGCTGATAAGGCGATGGAAAAGGGTGGTGATATTGCCGCGCAAGCCTTGGACGCCGCCGCCGATGTTGTTTCCGATGTACGGGATGTTGCTCGGGAGCGTGTGGATGAAGGGTTCGACAAGATCGCCGATGCCGTCACATCTAGCGAAACAGCAGCGACCCACCCCTGA
- a CDS encoding phage holin family protein: MTNGDSRPLGELISGLVSDISGLFRKEIELAKTEASSKLSNALSGLEMFAIGLVLAIGAVGIMLAAIVNGLGAILVAMGFREANADAIASLVVALVVGLAAWVAISRGIAIVRNTSPTLPRTANSLRRDAEVVKEKMS; this comes from the coding sequence ATGACTAATGGAGATTCACGTCCCCTAGGGGAACTGATATCGGGGTTGGTCTCGGACATTTCCGGCCTGTTCCGCAAGGAAATAGAGCTGGCGAAGACCGAGGCGTCGTCGAAGCTCTCAAACGCCCTTTCCGGTTTGGAGATGTTTGCAATCGGGCTCGTCCTCGCGATCGGCGCGGTAGGCATTATGCTGGCGGCGATCGTCAACGGGCTTGGCGCCATTCTGGTCGCGATGGGGTTCAGGGAAGCCAATGCGGACGCCATCGCATCACTCGTCGTTGCTTTGGTGGTCGGCTTGGCCGCGTGGGTAGCGATTTCTCGTGGCATCGCGATCGTCCGCAACACCAGCCCCACACTGCCGCGGACCGCCAATTCGCTGCGTCGTGACGCGGAAGTCGTCAAGGAGAAAATGTCATGA
- a CDS encoding nutrient deprivation-induced protein: MADTFGNSYSPVAPPSGENTEFERSIARNAVAAKDATSTLRDKIEEDVSSVKRTVEDVAHKATEKATDVAEQQKSRAAEQIEKIAGALERVGKEMQSEDAGAIGDYTAQLGASARQFAEKVKDKNLSQIAGVAEDFGRRQPFAFLGIAAVAGLAASRFLMASNDRTTSSMQTASQSNQQRETYND, from the coding sequence ATGGCAGACACATTCGGAAATTCATACAGCCCCGTCGCACCGCCTAGCGGCGAGAACACAGAGTTCGAGCGTTCAATTGCCCGTAACGCCGTCGCTGCGAAAGACGCCACCTCGACGCTTCGAGACAAGATCGAGGAAGATGTTAGCAGCGTAAAGCGGACGGTGGAAGACGTAGCCCACAAGGCGACCGAAAAGGCAACTGACGTCGCCGAACAGCAAAAGAGCCGCGCTGCTGAACAGATCGAGAAAATAGCCGGCGCACTCGAACGCGTTGGCAAGGAGATGCAGTCAGAAGATGCGGGAGCCATAGGCGACTATACGGCCCAACTCGGCGCCTCCGCTCGCCAATTCGCCGAAAAGGTCAAGGATAAGAATTTGAGTCAAATCGCGGGGGTTGCCGAGGATTTCGGTCGCCGCCAGCCCTTTGCGTTTTTGGGGATTGCCGCCGTCGCCGGACTGGCTGCCAGCCGGTTTCTGATGGCGTCGAACGATCGAACGACATCTTCCATGCAGACCGCTTCACAATCAAATCAGCAGAGGGAGACCTACAATGACTAA
- a CDS encoding VOC family protein: MSLTKIYANLSCSDLAASAAWFGKLFGRSPDARPMAGLAEWHHASSAGFQLHQNPDNAGRGTITLIVDDLVVEIARLGEEGIITGKIEEADYTSIVRLQDPDGNLVVLAQPKA; the protein is encoded by the coding sequence ATGTCGCTGACTAAAATCTACGCTAATCTGAGCTGCTCGGATCTCGCCGCCAGCGCGGCTTGGTTCGGCAAGCTTTTTGGCCGTTCACCCGATGCGCGCCCCATGGCGGGACTGGCCGAATGGCACCATGCAAGTTCGGCAGGCTTTCAGCTTCACCAAAACCCTGACAACGCGGGTCGAGGCACCATAACGCTTATCGTCGATGATCTCGTTGTAGAAATAGCCCGGCTGGGCGAGGAAGGCATTATCACAGGCAAAATAGAAGAGGCGGACTATACGAGCATCGTTCGCCTTCAAGATCCAGATGGCAATCTGGTGGTTCTAGCCCAACCAAAAGCGTAA
- a CDS encoding AI-2E family transporter encodes MVNDGETLNLERALSGTNNLGNAAAGVPNGSGSLAGKTLSGRTILTLVGVAVVLYVGQEVFVPLALALLLTFTLAPIVSFLRKRYVPRIAAVLLAVTGAFLVIVAFGFIAAGQVANLAENIPTYQRNIVAKVNALSKAGSGNGVLEHLSKVVERIGSEMQDTAEESKQNQSGPDPVPVEIITRANPVQTLGNFILPLIRPFATAGLVIVLVIFMLLEREELRDRFIRLVGLGDLHRTTTALQDAGTRLGKYLLMQLMVNTLYALPISIGLWMLGIPNAILWGLLTLVLRFVPYIGPVIGMILPLFLALAIAPGWSLVAWVASLFIVTELISNNVVEPWLYGSHTGLSPFAIIVSAIFWSWLWGPVGLMLSTPLTVCLMVLGRYVPQFSFLDVLFGNEPVLQPQEKLYQRLLAGDPNEATDNAEDFLEDEYLINYYEKVGLPALLLGELDRQRGVMTEAQIAVFASTSQVLIGNLADIAIEEESEDEDVEAAIQSQLDLETNLPDGEGKTVLCVGGRGAIDDAAASMISQILAVQGASVSQADHSALSGKNLNASSLSEIDTVLLVFLNAGSKAHARQSVRRLKRLKPTLRVGIVMPSLDSQRAAPISADEIDADFIASNITEAVRDALIVVEAVVVKPITRRVVKRRQRRSGAPKPNDVVV; translated from the coding sequence ATGGTAAATGATGGTGAGACTCTGAATTTGGAGCGGGCTTTGAGCGGGACTAATAACTTGGGTAACGCGGCGGCAGGGGTCCCTAACGGGTCGGGTTCTCTAGCGGGGAAGACGCTCTCTGGTCGAACTATCCTCACTCTCGTCGGAGTTGCGGTCGTACTCTACGTTGGTCAGGAAGTGTTCGTGCCCCTGGCGCTGGCACTGCTTCTAACCTTCACACTTGCGCCAATCGTGTCGTTCCTGCGCAAACGTTATGTACCCCGGATCGCGGCGGTCCTATTAGCTGTTACCGGCGCTTTCCTTGTGATTGTAGCATTTGGGTTCATCGCTGCGGGACAGGTCGCAAATCTCGCTGAAAACATTCCAACCTATCAGCGCAATATTGTCGCCAAGGTCAACGCGCTCAGCAAAGCTGGATCAGGCAACGGCGTGCTCGAACATCTCAGCAAAGTCGTTGAGCGGATCGGCTCGGAAATGCAGGACACGGCCGAGGAAAGCAAGCAGAACCAGAGCGGACCTGATCCTGTGCCCGTGGAGATCATCACGCGCGCCAATCCGGTCCAAACGCTGGGCAATTTCATTTTGCCGCTGATCAGACCTTTTGCAACGGCCGGTCTTGTTATCGTCCTCGTGATTTTCATGTTGCTGGAGCGTGAAGAGTTGCGGGACAGATTCATCCGCCTGGTTGGATTGGGAGATCTCCACCGGACGACCACAGCACTTCAGGACGCCGGGACACGGCTGGGCAAATACCTGTTGATGCAGTTGATGGTGAATACTCTGTATGCCCTGCCCATTTCAATCGGCCTGTGGATGCTCGGCATTCCGAACGCAATTCTTTGGGGCCTGCTCACCCTCGTTCTCCGCTTCGTCCCCTATATTGGGCCTGTTATCGGCATGATCTTGCCGTTGTTTCTAGCACTTGCAATCGCACCGGGCTGGTCATTGGTGGCCTGGGTCGCCTCTCTTTTCATTGTTACTGAGCTGATCAGTAACAACGTCGTTGAACCCTGGCTTTACGGAAGCCACACTGGACTTTCCCCGTTTGCCATTATCGTATCCGCAATCTTCTGGTCGTGGCTCTGGGGGCCAGTAGGGCTTATGCTATCGACGCCGCTAACCGTGTGCCTCATGGTCCTTGGACGATACGTTCCGCAGTTCAGTTTCCTCGACGTGCTTTTTGGGAACGAGCCCGTGTTGCAGCCTCAGGAGAAGCTTTATCAAAGGTTGCTCGCGGGCGATCCGAACGAGGCGACGGACAATGCCGAGGATTTTCTCGAAGATGAATATCTTATCAATTACTATGAGAAAGTCGGCCTCCCGGCTCTGCTGCTTGGCGAGCTGGACCGCCAGCGGGGGGTAATGACGGAGGCTCAGATCGCCGTGTTCGCATCCACCAGTCAAGTTTTAATAGGCAACCTTGCAGACATCGCGATAGAGGAGGAGTCGGAGGACGAGGACGTCGAAGCCGCCATACAAAGTCAACTTGACCTTGAAACCAACCTGCCGGATGGCGAAGGGAAAACCGTACTTTGCGTTGGCGGCCGAGGTGCGATCGATGACGCAGCCGCCTCGATGATCTCTCAGATTTTGGCGGTCCAGGGCGCGTCGGTTTCGCAGGCTGACCATTCGGCGTTGAGTGGCAAAAACCTAAACGCTTCAAGTCTCTCTGAGATCGACACCGTTCTACTGGTGTTCCTCAATGCAGGCTCCAAAGCTCATGCCCGGCAGAGCGTCCGTCGTCTGAAGAGATTAAAGCCCACGCTTCGTGTTGGGATCGTAATGCCTTCATTGGACAGTCAGCGCGCTGCTCCGATATCGGCGGACGAAATCGATGCCGACTTTATCGCCTCTAACATCACGGAAGCAGTTCGCGATGCGCTGATCGTAGTCGAAGCTGTTGTGGTAAAGCCGATCACGAGGCGGGTAGTGAAACGTCGTCAACGTCGCAGTGGGGCACCAAAACCGAACGACGTTGTGGTTTGA
- a CDS encoding pyridoxamine 5'-phosphate oxidase family protein: MNIKDMSDSACVAFIESQRIGRLGCCKDGRPYVVPITFVCSNRLIYSFSMPGQKLEFMRSNPVVCLEVENIERRDKWQCAVVQGLFHEFTGDDEKQQAWKILQRHNDWWEVGGQVVHHGDKDGDRTPTYYSISMDVVTGRQALA, from the coding sequence ATGAACATCAAAGATATGTCGGACAGCGCTTGCGTTGCGTTCATTGAAAGCCAACGCATAGGCCGGCTTGGCTGCTGCAAGGATGGTCGGCCCTACGTTGTTCCAATCACCTTCGTGTGTTCAAATAGACTTATATATTCCTTTTCCATGCCGGGGCAGAAACTCGAATTCATGCGGTCAAATCCAGTTGTTTGTCTTGAAGTAGAGAACATCGAGAGGCGCGACAAATGGCAGTGTGCGGTCGTGCAGGGCCTATTTCATGAATTTACTGGCGACGATGAGAAACAGCAGGCTTGGAAAATCCTTCAACGGCACAATGACTGGTGGGAGGTAGGGGGGCAGGTCGTTCATCATGGCGACAAAGATGGCGACCGAACGCCGACCTATTACTCGATATCTATGGATGTCGTGACCGGCCGCCAGGCGCTTGCTTGA
- a CDS encoding adenylate/guanylate cyclase domain-containing protein, translating to MLYELVPAVIADKMIRGQSIDAESHGECSVLFADLVGSTDLAAHLSPMHLVEVLNGIFSDIDQACEQNGIEKIKTIGDCYMAATGVFPGQNGLGALVVVGLSIIDIVNSWSDQIGHPLAVRVGISTGQVVSGVIGRTRPLFDVWGQTVNNAKLMEANCDPNRVLVAEMTHWRVKSSFEFEPARSITAKNKAVFKAYLVTGPKKLDTGA from the coding sequence ATGCTATATGAACTGGTTCCGGCTGTGATCGCGGACAAGATGATCCGTGGTCAAAGCATTGATGCTGAAAGCCATGGCGAATGCTCTGTCTTGTTTGCCGATCTTGTCGGCTCCACGGACCTAGCCGCGCATTTGTCGCCGATGCATCTGGTCGAAGTGCTCAACGGCATTTTCAGCGACATTGACCAGGCATGCGAGCAGAACGGCATCGAAAAGATCAAGACGATTGGCGATTGTTACATGGCCGCGACGGGTGTTTTTCCCGGCCAGAACGGGCTGGGAGCCCTTGTTGTCGTTGGACTCTCGATCATCGACATCGTCAACTCTTGGTCGGATCAGATCGGGCACCCGCTTGCCGTTCGCGTTGGCATCAGCACGGGTCAGGTCGTTTCAGGAGTCATCGGGCGCACGCGGCCCTTGTTCGACGTGTGGGGCCAGACGGTCAACAACGCCAAACTGATGGAGGCAAATTGCGACCCCAACAGGGTCCTGGTCGCGGAGATGACGCATTGGCGTGTCAAGTCCAGCTTCGAGTTTGAACCCGCGCGCTCCATCACAGCCAAGAACAAAGCCGTATTCAAAGCCTACCTCGTGACCGGCCCCAAGAAGCTCGACACAGGCGCATGA